A portion of the Pleuronectes platessa chromosome 15, fPlePla1.1, whole genome shotgun sequence genome contains these proteins:
- the ncf1 gene encoding neutrophil cytosol factor 1, with the protein MEQIYIRHVELLGFEKREFPTVHYVYLLMVKWSDLSEKVIYRTYPEIHTLHKSLKEMFPIEAGQIEKRDRIIPSLPSPRWVDSQKSTQTRQSTLSDYCQSLINLPPHISRCTLLSNFYQVRPEDENPPAPNTQKRNETFVVSRELARGQASEISGPIILDTYRVVADFPKTSKYEIELRTDDLVEIVDKNQNGWWFCQCDTKRGWAPASYLEPLDQPDEAEDAEPDYEGELFIATQAYKAEQEDEISLELGETIAVIHKLLDGWWVVRKEDETGHFPSMYLQKTGKREQQEARRTNPQGQKLPPRRSSIRNAKSIHNRSRQKLSQDSYRRNSRRYLQQKGGRLTEPSRNSNTEAKSPLKERKNQDNIPELSGSGSESEVKREAPVVPPRPSPELILERCTDNTRKRVSIKSGSDSSS; encoded by the exons ATGGAGCAGATCTACATCAGACATGTGGAGCTGCTGGGCTTCGAGAAGCGAGAGTTCCCCACGGTGCACTAC GTCTACCTTCTGATGGTGAAGTGGAGCGACCTCTCGGAGAAGGTGATCTACAGGACGTATCCGGAGATCCACACCTTACAC AAATCCCTGAAGGAAATGTTTCCCATCGAGGCTGGTCAGATCGAGAAGAGGGACCGGATCATTCCTTCATTACCAT cGCCGCGCTGGGTGGACTCTCAGAAGTCGACACAAACCAGACAGAGCACCTTGTCCGACTACTGCCAGTCACTCATCAACCTGCCGCCTCACATCTCCCGCTGCACACTGCTCAGCAACTTCTACCAAGTCCGACCAGAGGACGAGAACCCCCCAGCACCCAACAC GCAGAAGAGAAACGAGACGTTTGTGGTTTCCAGAGAGTTGGCTCGAGGACAAGCTTCAG AGATCTCCGGCCCCATCATACTCGACACCTACCGGGTGGTCGCCGACTTCCCCAAGACGTCCAAATACGAGATCGAGCTGCGAACCGACGACTTGGTGGAGATCGTGGACAAGAACCAGAACG GCTGGTGGTTCTGTCAGTGTGACACTAAGCGGGGCTGGGCTCCTGCCTCGTACCTGGAGCCTCTGGACCAGCCAGACGAGGCCGAGGACGCGGAGCCAGACTACGAAG GCGAGCTGTTCATCGCCACCCAGGCCTACAAGGCCGAGCAGGAGGACGAGATCTCTCTGGAGCTCGGTGAAACCATCGCGGTCATTCACAAGCTGCTGGACGGCTGGTGGGTCGTCAG AAAAGAGGACGAGACGGGACACTTCCCCTCCATGTATCTGCAGAAGACGGGAAAGCGGGAGCAGCAAGAGGCGAGACGGACGAACCCTCAAGGACAGAAACTTCCACCTCGCAG ATCCAGCATCAGAAACGCCAAGAGCATTCACAACAGGTCTCGCCAGAAGCTCAGCCAGGACTCCTACCGCAGGAACAGCCGCCGGTACCTGCAGCAGAAGGGCGGTCGCCTCACCGAGCCGAGCAGGAACTCCAATACCGAGGCCAAGTCTCCcctgaaggagaggaagaaccAGG ACAACATCCCCGAGCTGTCCGGCTCCGGCTCGGAGAGCGAGGTGAAGAGGGAGGCTCCGGTCGTTCCCCCCCGCCCGAGTCCAGAGCTCATCCTGGAGCGCTGCACCGACAACACCCGGAAGAGGGTCAGCATCAAGTCAGGCTCCGACTCCAGCAGCTAA